From Leptospira stimsonii, the proteins below share one genomic window:
- a CDS encoding thiol-disulfide oxidoreductase DCC family protein has protein sequence MKKGKSNAYMDSTLEKQETPIVFFDGVCNLCNGTVLFFLDHNPEKNLRFASLQSASAERILGKKVLLGDSPSSVLFLENGNLYEKSNAVLRIAKHLSFPWNLAPLFRWIPTSLRNLVYEWIARNRYRWFGKSEACRIPSPEYKSRFLESE, from the coding sequence ATGAAAAAAGGAAAGTCTAACGCATACATGGATTCGACTTTGGAAAAGCAAGAAACACCGATCGTCTTCTTTGACGGAGTTTGTAATCTCTGTAACGGAACCGTCCTATTCTTCTTGGATCATAACCCGGAAAAAAATCTTCGATTCGCGAGCCTACAATCTGCGTCTGCGGAGCGGATTCTTGGAAAAAAAGTTCTTCTTGGTGATTCTCCTTCTTCGGTCCTTTTTCTGGAGAATGGGAATCTCTATGAAAAGTCGAACGCGGTGTTACGAATCGCGAAACATCTTTCCTTTCCCTGGAACCTGGCTCCGCTTTTTCGCTGGATTCCTACTTCGTTGAGGAACCTCGTCTACGAATGGATTGCGAGAAATCGATATCGGTGGTTTGGAAAGAGCGAGGCTTGTAGAATCCCGAGCCCGGAATACAAATCCCGCTTTTTAGAATCCGAATAA